The genomic segment TGATCACTGTCAAAAAAAAGTGCTTTAAGAGTAgtctttggctgggcatggtggatcacgaggtcagatgattgagaccatcttggctaacagtgaaaccctttctctactaaaaatacaaacagttagccaggcatggtagcacacacctgttacccccgctactcaggaggctgaggcagaactgcttaaacctgggagacagaggttgtggtaagccaagatcacgccactgcactccagcctgggtgacagtaagactcccatctcaaaaaaaaaaaaacgaaacaaaaaaacagtagtCTTTACTGCATGCTTGAACATTCACTATTATACTACTTATACCTCATCAATATAATATTAGATCATATGATCTCTCACCTATTTTTATCACAGCATAAATACAACCAATATTTGAGGTGGATGCTTATTTCAAAagcactctttaaaaaaaagggaggggttcatggccgggcacagtagctcacacctgtaatcccagcactctgggaggctgaggcaggtgaatcacaaggtcaggggtttgagaccagcctggccaacatggtgaaatcccatctctactaaaaataccaaaaaaaaaaaaattggctgagcatggtggcaggcgcctgtaatctcaactactcaagaggctaataatgcaggaaaatcacttgaacctgggaggtggaggttgcagtgaaccaagatcatgtcactgcactccaacccaggcaggagtgcgaGACActgtattcaaaaaaaaaaaaaaaagcgggggggctGTTTAGGTCTATACTACTaaatttcacttttctctttATGCTACCTAATTTGAACAGTATGGTATATATGCTACCTAATTTGAACATTATTTTTGGAAGGAATACTTTTGGAGGAAAATGACTAGAACCGTTGACCAAATCTGAATTACTACTATCTATTCTCCAACAATTTCTAACAAAAGACAGAACTGCATATATTTGAAACAGattttataatagtttatatTTGCACACAAATTCTGCCACATTGTTCAGTACCACCAAAGTAAAATTCTTGAATCTTtgactgaaaatgaaaaaccCATCTGTCACCTGTTCCCAGTAAAAAACTGACTGTTCCATAAAATCAGCTGATTCAGTCAGATAGGAACTGAAGTTTGAAAGACAGTCTTTCCAAGTTGCCAGGTCATCAAATAAAGACCATTCTAGGAATATGGTAGGAccaaagaaaatgacaaagcCAAGCAGAAGAACTGGCAAAAATAACTTGTAAAAGCTCCAGGGAATCTTGCTAATGAATGTGCCAGTGTCTTGAGGCAAAGAAAGTTTATCCACATCAACTAGTTTTATGTCTTCCCACTGACTAGTATCAAAGTTCTTCATTAAAGGGCTTGCAGGCAAATTAGTGGGAGGTAAAGGAGTTTCCTTGATTACTTTGATTTTCTCCCTGAACTCCTGCATCTGTTGCAGAAATACAATGGGTTCTGACACATCTTTGAAAGCCTCAGCAATATTAAAGGCCATCCGTTGCTCCTGCAAGATGGTGTTGAGTTTGTTGATCTCTGGGTCATATGCTTGCATAACAGCAAGTTTCATGGTCTCAAAGtcagacagaatttcattcttcttttgatCCAACGTGTGTTGTAACTTCTCAAAAAATTCTTTCACTTTATCTGAATCTTTAGTCAGTAACTGTAGGGACTTCCTCTTACTAGTTTCCAAGGTATCCAAGCGAGAAAGAGCATCTCCCCGACGCCAGGTCTCAAAGCTCTGAAAGAGGGACTCAAAGGCATCTCTTTCCTGAGCATAGGCATCTTCAATGGAACAGAAGACATGCTTGGTGTGGTCCCCACGAGTAGCACAGATCCCACAAATCAGCTGCATATCAGTCAGGCAGAAAATGTTGAGAGGCTGCCCCAAGTGTACTTTGCATACTGGCATTTTGGGAGAGATCTTGATCTTGTTATACTTTTCCACAATACCCTTCAGGGAGTAATTAACCTGTAGGCTATTAATTCCAGTAGCTGAAGTTTCCTTACGACACGTAGGACACTTGAATGGAGCTGGTCTCCACAAGGAATTCCGCACACTCCCCTCTAAGATACCTTCCAAGCATTTTTTGCAGAAGTTGTGGGAGCAAGGCAAAACCCGCGGATCATCAAACAGACTACAACAAATAGGGCACGTGAGATCTTCTTCAAGCAGCTCCATCACATCctatcagagagaaaaaaaattttactccAATAATCATCACGACTAGGACTATATAATAATTAGAAGAACCTGTCTTCACATTAAAATGAtctttcaggctgggtgcggtggctcacgtctataatcccagcactttgggaggccgaggcgggtggatcacaaggtcaagagatcgagaccatcctggtcaacaaggtgaaaccccatctctactaaaaatataaaaattagctgggcatggtggtgcgtgcctgtagtcccagctactcgggaggctgaggcaggagaattgcttgaacccagaaggtggaggttgcggtgagccgagattgtgccactgcactccaatgtgggtaacaacagcgaagctccatctcaaaaaaataaaatgatctttcAGTGAAATAACTAGCCAAATAAAGGAAGTGAGAAATTTGGTAAGGGAATGCACACCAAAGCAAATTTAATCTGCTGAGactagaacatgctcctttaatAGTAGGACACCCTATACACAAGGCCTTTGTGCGGGCTTTCCAATAACTCTTTGGCTAAGACAGAGTTAGGACGAGGACAACTGCAAGTTGAGCCAGCAGTACCCAACCGATTGTTTTAAAACAGAACTGACTACTGACAAAAACAAAGCTATTCAGTGTCTGTAACAGAAAGAGCTCTTTACTCTGGGCCCACAAATATAAAATGGCATGCTATATAAAAGAAAGCagcacagaaatagaaattcaaacaTACTCTCATGAAGACTTTATTATGAATTGGcatatttttctactttgaaGGCAagattacagtttttaaaatcacaggTAAAAGCACAAGATGAGAGCTGCGATTCACTCTTCTAGGTAGAAAACTAAAtgaggtttttttggttttaaacCACCAGAACAGTAATCAAAGCCACTTTGTATTATCTAGAATCATCAATTCTCACAATCTGGTGAGCAGAAACGTGGATGTCCCTCTTTCAGGGCATCTGTGAGATCAAAACTATAACATTAAGATATTTGCATTTTGCACTGTGTCGACATTTAAAGCACTGGTGGGTGGACACTGCCGAAGGCTTAGAAGGGATCGAGCAAAGCTATAAGAGGCACTGAATTGTATTCTTCATCACCACCCAAATTGGGGTTAGAGTACCAGTTCCATTTAAGAATGTTCTTGATTTAGCAGTAAAAaccattcattttataaaatcttaAGCCTGTATACATCTTTTTAGTATTTTGTGTGACAAAATAGGCAGTAAACACAAAGCACTTCTTCATACCAGCAGATGTTGTCTGGAGAAAAAGCACTTAAGTGATGAGCTGCAAGTTGAACCAGCTGCTTTTTTCATGAAACACCATTTTTACTTTCTGAAAGAACAAATGATAAACTATGCCTATTCAGACTTAGCTACCTGACAGACaccttcctgaaaaaaaaaatgagcttgttatttcaaagaaacaaatgacaGTATCTCTTGCCAATGAAAAAGTTGggttttatgtaaaaattacaattttgaaaaacatttgacaTTTATAAGCCCATTAATTAAAGACTTATGATGAGATGGGTAGTGATATTAACTAATGTCAGGGTTTTTTTGAGGGGGAAGGAGTAATGTATGATGAAATGTGTCAATATTTGGAGATCTGCAAAACACAGTGAATATTTTTTCAAGTCACCAATGCATGTTATAAATCAGGCATGGGTAAAAAATCCATTTGAAGTTCCAGAAAGACCAACAGGTTCATAAATACAATTTCAGATTCCATACCCCAACAAAGAAACTAGCACTTGCTGAGTTCCTGTATAGTATCAGAagattcaggctgggtgcagtggctcgcgcctgtaatcctaacattttggaaggctgcaGAGAGTGGACtgcttgacatcaggagttcacgaccagcctgggcaacatggcaaaacctcgcctctacaaaaaatacaaattagccatgtgtggtgtcatgtgcctggaGCCTcagttactcggaaggctgaggctgcagtcaactgagatggcatcactgtaccccagcctgtgtgacagtgagATCTTgccttgagagagaaaaaaaaaagatttacctGAAAAGactatttaaataatattccTTCCTTTACCAACTACGTATCTGTGTAAGCCTAGATTtttctttgtgcatttttttttaagagatgggtgtCTCACCCGtctcccaagctagagtacactggcacgatcataactcactgcagtcttgaactcctgggcgccAATGATCTTCCCAAGTAACTCAGACTAtaggtatgcactaccatgcccagctaatttttagggggttttttgtttgtttttaagatggggtttcaccatgttggtcaggctggtcttgaactcctgacctcaagtgatctgcccaccttggcctccaaagtgcttggattacaggcatgaggcaccacgcctggcctttttttttttttttaatgttttattcttagattttttgatagggtctcactatgttgcccaggagggTCTAGAAATCCATCTCttaggcagtcctcccacctccgctcccaaagtgctgggattataggcatgagccaccacacccagccgcctCTGTATATTTTAACCAAAATAATTTATTGCAACAGGTTGAATACAGAAGCAGACAAAAGACTCCCGCTGTCTTCTATTAAATAGCCATTCATTAGacccctataaatatataaagcaatgcCATGCTTCTCttagttttgttttagaaaatagttattttcCTAAATCATTTGTTAACTTGTAATGGGTTTATcactgttattttaaatgagtattttaaaaaattgttttaatttctgaTAGAGTTGACAGTATAAACATAAAAGTTATTGGgattcccaattttttttttttttttgagacagctcttTCAttaaggctggagtacagtagtgcaatctccataccctgcaacttctgcctctcagactCAAGCCTCAACCGCTGagcagctggactacaggcacatgccaccagacccagctaattttttcttagtttatttgaagagacgaggtctcaccgtATTGCGTAGGCTAGTCTCAtactgctgggctcaagtaatcctcccacctcagcctgccaaagtactGACATTACAGGCCAGGATTCTCaatttttaagagtgtaaaagtgtCTTAAGACCAAAATATTTGAGATCCCTGATCTAGGCAATAACATTCCTCAATGCtggtttattactttttatttttagagacagggtcttgctctattgtccaggctggagtgcagtagcctaattatagcttactgcagcctcaaactcctgggctcaagcaatcctcctgcctcagcttctcaagtagctaagactatgggcatgcaccattacacctagctacttttttttaatagagagaccaggtcttgctatgtttaccaggctggcctcaagcaatcctcctgcctcagccttgccaagcactgggatcacagtgtgagccactgcaccaggccacaagtttattttaaatatacatttatctctaaaGTTATAAAACCAAAGTAATACATATTTCTACATTCACTTTACTTAGggatacatacaaatatacacatcACATTatcaccaaaataataaaataggactTAATCTGTAGACCATCTATAATGAAAAATGActacaggcacggtggctcatgcctgtaatcccagcactttaggccaaggtgggcagatcacaaggtcaagagatcaaaaatatcctggccaacatgatgaaaccctgtttctactaaaattacaggcagaggttgcatgcagTAAGCGgggatgatgccactgcactccagcctggtgacagagcgagactccatctcaaaaattttttaaatacttttttgtttgagacggaatctcgctgtTGCCTAGACTGAAGTGCTATGTCAcagtcttggatcactgcaacctccgcctccaagttcaagtgattgtcctgcctcagcttcctgggtaactgaggactacaggcgcccaccatcatgcctggctaatttttgtatttttttctggagacggggtttttaccgtgttgcctaagctggtctcaaattcctgacctcgggtgattcacccccctcaacctcccagaatgctaggattacaggcatgaccactgcGCCAGCCAGTTTATGGCTTTATATTACATTGTAAGatacatgtatttataatatataatatatggagAAATAAAGCAAAGATTATTCTGTCTCAAATTTAGTGTCATATTGCAAAAAAATGTGTAATTAGctgatttttctgaaaaatcttGTGATATGACAAATCATATAACCTTTGAAACCCATTGGAAAAAGAATGGCTATAAAACTAAACTTAGCGTGTCTTCTGAAAGAGGTTACCACACAgctgtaaaacacaaaaactttCAGAACAATAAAGGCAAACTTTTGATGATCTGCCAACCCCAGTCCTCCTCCATACTTCTCACCTCCATTACTGTCTATCTTTTGCCTAAAAAATCTACCACACAAAGGCCAGGTTTTTGAGAAGGCAATACAAACAGGAAAGTGGTAAGGGCCAACACTCAACAAAATAAACCTAATGTACTCATCCTTGCAATAGTAATACTTCCAGAGAATCCTATCCAACCAAGCatattaaataagaagaaaacaatatacCAAGTGATTGAgatgaggaggagaaaaagagctCACAAGGCAAAGAGAAACTCTGAAGAAAACTGAGAAGGATACAacacaaaaagaattttaaggcAATCAAGTGTGAtcaaaagtgaaaaggaaaatgtCACACACaggaaaacttagaaataaagtcATTCCAAGGTCATGATCAACTTACAGCACTTAAAATGAACCAGAGGGGGAAAGAATACTAATTTGGAAAGTCTCTTTTTGGAAAAATTACACCAAAATTACAATagctcctcattttatttttagtgaattaACTTATAAATTTTGGTTTATAAATTAAAGATACTTATTTTcattcactttaaatattttcctttctcttcttcctttttagttTTATGCCTTCTCTTTATACTCAAAACCTTCTCTAAGACAAAGCTATGTGACCACTTCCACAGACTCTATTACCTGGTCCAAGAAACCATGGCAGGCTTCTTTGTTGCCTCCAAAGCTTTAAAGGATAATAAAAGTTAAAGCTTTTAGTCTCATAAATAAAAGGTACTCTTCACAGTAAAGTAACTTACAGAATCTTAAAAGTATAGCTaacagaaaatctgaagtaaTCAACCCAGCTTACTCCTTTGACACAAACTAAAAAAGCATACATCCCCTCTAACCCTTTTTCgggatttctgttcttttggtttgtttttaaaggaagtttgactcttgtcacccaggctggagtgcaatggtgcaatctcggctcactgcgatctcagtctcccaggttcaagtgattctcctgcctcagcctcctgagtagctggcattacaggcgcatgccaccacatccagctaatttttgtatttttactagagacagggtttcaccatgttggccaggctggtctcgaacttctgccctcaggtgatccacctgccttggcctcccaaaatgctggg from the Callithrix jacchus isolate 240 chromosome 1, calJac240_pri, whole genome shotgun sequence genome contains:
- the TRIM13 gene encoding E3 ubiquitin-protein ligase TRIM13 isoform X1, which translates into the protein MKKAAGSTCSSSLKCFFSRQHLLDVMELLEEDLTCPICCSLFDDPRVLPCSHNFCKKCLEGILEGSVRNSLWRPAPFKCPTCRKETSATGINSLQVNYSLKGIVEKYNKIKISPKMPVCKVHLGQPLNIFCLTDMQLICGICATRGDHTKHVFCSIEDAYAQERDAFESLFQSFETWRRGDALSRLDTLETSKRKSLQLLTKDSDKVKEFFEKLQHTLDQKKNEILSDFETMKLAVMQAYDPEINKLNTILQEQRMAFNIAEAFKDVSEPIVFLQQMQEFREKIKVIKETPLPPTNLPASPLMKNFDTSQWEDIKLVDVDKLSLPQDTGTFISKIPWSFYKLFLPVLLLGFVIFFGPTIFLEWSLFDDLATWKDCLSNFSSYLTESADFMEQSVFYWEQVTDGFFIFSQRFKNFTLVVLNNVAEFVCKYKLL
- the TRIM13 gene encoding E3 ubiquitin-protein ligase TRIM13 isoform X2: MELLEEDLTCPICCSLFDDPRVLPCSHNFCKKCLEGILEGSVRNSLWRPAPFKCPTCRKETSATGINSLQVNYSLKGIVEKYNKIKISPKMPVCKVHLGQPLNIFCLTDMQLICGICATRGDHTKHVFCSIEDAYAQERDAFESLFQSFETWRRGDALSRLDTLETSKRKSLQLLTKDSDKVKEFFEKLQHTLDQKKNEILSDFETMKLAVMQAYDPEINKLNTILQEQRMAFNIAEAFKDVSEPIVFLQQMQEFREKIKVIKETPLPPTNLPASPLMKNFDTSQWEDIKLVDVDKLSLPQDTGTFISKIPWSFYKLFLPVLLLGFVIFFGPTIFLEWSLFDDLATWKDCLSNFSSYLTESADFMEQSVFYWEQVTDGFFIFSQRFKNFTLVVLNNVAEFVCKYKLL